A part of Candidatus Electrothrix aestuarii genomic DNA contains:
- a CDS encoding DUF2157 domain-containing protein: MEIKSKAEAQRRADQIGHFQAEVALLEQENIFSLQDSQRSAIADYHQDLLTQLASAFDIDVNRREKQLSLGMKIASFLGALGLAASVFFLFYQFWGRFTTTIQVVILITAPLLALAATQYASHREKTGYFSKLLGLVSFACLVLNLSMFGQIFNITPTPNAFLVWALFAFLLAYAADARLLLAAGIICLASFLSAKTGTWSGCYWISFGERPENFFPAACVLFLLSFIPHHKFSGFTVIYRVFALLLFFIPVLILSNWGAISYLELDADSIEVIYQVVGFVFSAAAIWLGIRRSWPEVVNTGNTFFTIFLYTKFYDWWWDWLPKYLFFLIIGLTAIVILLVFKRLRRSYNNNTQEAAA; encoded by the coding sequence ATGGAGATAAAATCAAAAGCCGAGGCCCAGCGCCGGGCTGATCAAATCGGACATTTTCAGGCTGAAGTAGCTCTCCTTGAACAGGAAAATATTTTCTCCCTTCAGGACAGCCAACGCTCCGCCATTGCCGATTACCACCAGGATCTCCTGACCCAACTGGCATCTGCCTTTGATATTGATGTCAACCGCCGGGAAAAGCAGCTCAGTCTGGGGATGAAGATCGCCTCCTTCCTGGGTGCGCTCGGGCTTGCAGCCAGTGTCTTTTTCCTCTTCTATCAATTCTGGGGTAGATTCACGACTACCATTCAGGTCGTGATCCTTATCACAGCCCCCTTGCTTGCTCTGGCCGCCACGCAATACGCCTCGCATAGGGAAAAGACCGGCTATTTCTCCAAACTCCTCGGTCTGGTCAGCTTTGCCTGTTTGGTCCTCAACCTTTCCATGTTCGGCCAGATCTTCAATATTACCCCCACGCCTAATGCCTTTCTGGTCTGGGCGCTCTTTGCCTTTCTTCTTGCCTATGCCGCTGATGCACGTCTGCTCCTGGCAGCAGGCATCATCTGTCTTGCCTCCTTTCTCTCTGCCAAGACTGGTACCTGGAGCGGCTGCTATTGGATTTCCTTTGGTGAACGACCGGAAAATTTTTTTCCAGCAGCCTGTGTCCTCTTCCTGCTCTCCTTTATCCCTCATCATAAGTTCTCCGGTTTCACGGTGATCTACCGTGTCTTTGCCTTGCTCCTCTTTTTTATCCCGGTCCTTATCCTTTCGAACTGGGGAGCGATCAGTTATCTGGAGCTTGACGCAGATTCAATTGAAGTTATCTATCAGGTTGTCGGCTTTGTCTTTAGTGCAGCAGCTATCTGGCTGGGGATACGGCGTAGCTGGCCCGAGGTCGTTAATACCGGCAACACCTTTTTTACCATCTTTCTCTATACAAAATTTTATGACTGGTGGTGGGACTGGCTGCCCAAGTATCTTTTCTTTCTGATTATCGGCCTGACAGCCATTGTGATCCTGTTGGTTTTTAAACGGCTCCGAAGGTCGTATAACAACAACACACAGGAGGCAGCAGCATGA
- a CDS encoding DUF4824 family protein — MNRRFLSRALFALGFILVIGVNIAVLSGVAVNRSGTPEAEIFLTERELPLSWQWVKENSGVALQLTWRIISQDKESTHYNRWGTPAWFNADKLEELGFKIDSYLRSEEQKFGSRRFVAKQVFLVLENDGELYQEAVRRAELFLEKKQEAVRLNSGDEKLRDELERAEQQLQRERMSASRLFVLDAGLDSKELREKYQDKTRYIITKGVVQPGYMYTKEREEIFGLIKEISKERIHVPLEFRKTLETALARNKVTSSDERPPRYQVKLAYGRRLEPWIVSVQKLSESSQGGLHE; from the coding sequence ATGAACCGACGTTTTTTATCCCGTGCCTTGTTTGCCCTCGGTTTTATCCTTGTCATAGGCGTTAATATTGCGGTGCTCTCTGGAGTTGCCGTGAACAGATCCGGAACCCCGGAGGCAGAGATATTCCTGACTGAAAGAGAACTGCCGCTCTCATGGCAATGGGTCAAAGAGAACAGCGGAGTCGCTTTGCAACTTACCTGGCGAATCATAAGCCAGGATAAAGAGTCTACCCATTACAATCGTTGGGGAACGCCTGCCTGGTTTAATGCTGATAAATTAGAGGAGTTGGGTTTCAAGATAGACAGTTATCTGCGATCAGAAGAACAAAAGTTCGGTTCCAGGCGATTTGTTGCCAAACAAGTCTTTCTTGTCCTGGAAAATGATGGGGAACTCTATCAGGAAGCTGTCAGGAGAGCAGAACTTTTTTTGGAAAAGAAGCAGGAGGCAGTCCGGCTCAACAGTGGAGACGAAAAATTGCGCGATGAGCTTGAACGGGCGGAACAACAGTTGCAACGTGAGCGCATGAGTGCGTCCCGTCTCTTTGTCCTTGATGCAGGGCTGGATTCCAAAGAATTACGTGAGAAATATCAGGACAAAACCAGGTATATCATTACAAAGGGAGTGGTTCAGCCAGGGTATATGTATACAAAGGAAAGGGAAGAAATCTTTGGGTTGATCAAAGAAATCAGCAAGGAACGTATCCATGTCCCTCTTGAATTTCGGAAGACACTTGAGACCGCTCTTGCCCGGAATAAAGTAACGAGCAGTGATGAGAGACCACCCCGTTATCAGGTTAAGCTGGCCTATGGCCGTCGTCTTGAACCGTGGATTGTTTCTGTTCAGAAGCTGAGTGAGAGTTCACAAGGCGGCCTTCATGAATAA
- a CDS encoding DUF4388 domain-containing protein translates to MNFFHTIPRKSIGVIVYRRNAVFVVTEEHSCTMYRVGDEFIIRDSTISAGGNKELCVWLVQELLTAMGDSNLLKRRLTQPGARQIKFECGGCTGLIRFEHKKETPYSTLQMKLLEDSKKRAKNQLIGKFFSLLRGMELFEPLDDYDLQDLALLMHLEEYPGNKILVESGTMGSHFYVVLAGEVTVLREDNGVIAELGPGDIFGEMSLLSGELTYSSVYSKTPVELASLKAIDFKRILSIYPVLQVFFYRILVDRVQKNTLRAGNITSGMTGELSEINTVELFQLINSGGKTGKVRFAFDGCKALVLFNAGEIVYCKCGDLQGKDAVFFVLTKQDGRFAYSSGLSERESQLPVLGGFMGLIMEGLRRIDEKEAIEEEQKVCALGGGTECSGDKGVRAPLR, encoded by the coding sequence GTGAACTTCTTCCATACAATTCCGCGTAAATCTATCGGTGTAATAGTGTATCGTCGTAATGCAGTTTTTGTTGTTACAGAGGAACATTCCTGTACCATGTATCGGGTAGGGGATGAGTTTATTATACGTGATTCAACGATTTCAGCCGGTGGAAACAAGGAGCTCTGCGTGTGGCTGGTGCAGGAATTGCTGACGGCAATGGGTGACAGTAACCTCCTGAAACGTCGCCTCACCCAGCCGGGGGCAAGGCAGATTAAATTCGAGTGCGGCGGATGTACAGGGTTGATCCGATTTGAGCATAAAAAGGAGACCCCTTATTCAACCTTACAGATGAAGCTCCTTGAGGACTCGAAGAAACGGGCAAAAAATCAGCTGATAGGGAAGTTTTTTTCTCTGCTCAGGGGGATGGAACTCTTTGAACCCCTTGATGACTATGATTTGCAGGATTTGGCCCTCCTGATGCATCTGGAAGAATATCCAGGGAATAAGATACTTGTTGAGTCCGGCACAATGGGGAGTCATTTTTATGTTGTCTTAGCCGGAGAGGTGACTGTGCTGCGGGAAGACAACGGGGTCATTGCTGAACTGGGACCAGGAGATATTTTCGGCGAGATGAGTCTTCTTTCTGGAGAACTCACCTATTCTTCGGTGTATTCAAAGACTCCCGTGGAATTGGCTTCTTTAAAGGCTATAGACTTTAAGAGAATACTCTCTATTTATCCTGTATTGCAGGTGTTTTTTTACAGAATTCTTGTTGACCGTGTGCAGAAGAATACCCTTCGGGCAGGAAATATTACTTCCGGCATGACAGGAGAACTTTCTGAGATCAACACTGTGGAACTTTTTCAGTTGATCAACTCCGGTGGCAAGACCGGGAAGGTCCGTTTTGCTTTTGATGGATGCAAAGCCCTTGTCCTGTTCAATGCTGGAGAAATCGTGTATTGCAAATGCGGTGATTTACAAGGGAAAGATGCCGTGTTCTTTGTTTTGACCAAGCAGGATGGTCGCTTCGCCTATAGTAGCGGCCTTTCTGAGCGGGAAAGCCAGTTGCCTGTGCTTGGTGGTTTTATGGGCCTGATCATGGAGGGACTGCGCCGGATAGATGAAAAGGAAGCCATAGAAGAAGAACAGAAGGTCTGTGCGCTAGGGGGAGGAACAGAGTGTTCAGGAGATAAGGGGGTCAGAGCACCACTAAGGTGA
- a CDS encoding Smr/MutS family protein, whose translation MSRCPFCESELKFSAPGQGTPHRVVKLKRGMPTVEQALGRLERELEQAQKEGCRVLTLIHGYGSSGQGGAIREEIRAKLQYLKYRGEINDVFTGEHFSTGNGPGRNLLRRFPFLRQHSDLNKGNRGITLVVL comes from the coding sequence ATGAGTCGTTGCCCTTTTTGTGAATCTGAGCTGAAATTCTCTGCCCCAGGGCAAGGAACACCACACCGGGTCGTGAAGCTGAAGCGTGGCATGCCCACTGTGGAACAGGCTTTAGGACGACTTGAACGGGAGCTTGAACAGGCCCAGAAAGAGGGTTGCCGAGTCCTCACCCTGATTCATGGCTACGGCTCCTCAGGACAGGGAGGAGCCATCAGAGAAGAAATTCGGGCCAAATTGCAATATCTCAAATATCGCGGCGAGATCAATGATGTCTTTACAGGAGAACATTTCAGCACCGGCAATGGTCCTGGCCGTAATCTCCTGCGCCGTTTCCCCTTTCTCCGTCAACACAGCGACCTAAACAAAGGAAATCGTGGTATCACCTTAGTGGTGCTCTGA
- a CDS encoding bifunctional (p)ppGpp synthetase/guanosine-3',5'-bis(diphosphate) 3'-pyrophosphohydrolase — protein sequence MADFDELKKTASEYLSETDLSTLQDAYIFASERHKGLQHSSGKPYVNHLVDVANTVASMHLDLDTIISSLLHGVLKEGAASLEELEERFGPDVVNIVNGTTKITNVRYDSKMAYQAENIRKLFLAMGSDIRVLLVKLVDRLHDMLLLRREDEAKQRQLSRETMDLYAPLASRLGIDWLKRELEDLSFQYLFPKEYKELMQHLVSTLGEREKYVDEVIGILREKLKGNDVYPRRVIGRPKHLYSIYKKLIVQNIPVEQVYDKVAFRIIVNTVKECYEALGTIHGNWTPVPGRIKDFISAPKSNNYQSLHTTVAGPGGHFIEIQIRTEEMDRVAQEGVAAHWAYKEGQKINTRDARLFKELKTLVQNLQEVEDPGEFLDSVRGELFDPDVYALTPNGEVREMPRGSTPIDFAYAIHTAVGDQCTGARVNGRLVQLKYELQNGDIVEIITSKNQHPKRAWLQLVKTSRARAKIRQWLRKEEKEQLLQEGREICERELKQLDTSLKKLIKTGHIRLLLKKLRCNSLDDMLAKVGTGAITLRHLERALMPKETQHQEEQIQEEELLEQLPEIAPQRPAPITRGAVQIDGVDDMLIKISQCCKPVPGDEVIGFITTGEGISVHKANCPSLLATDPIRWVEVNWSGQGQDKHRTELFLRADNRKNLLADISSLISSDKADVIEFNSRTTAENIAEFRVVLEITDTEHLQKLLTHLQQMPSMIEVHRR from the coding sequence ATGGCTGATTTTGACGAACTAAAAAAGACAGCGAGCGAATATCTTTCCGAGACTGATCTCAGCACTCTTCAAGATGCCTATATCTTTGCCTCAGAGAGGCACAAAGGGCTTCAGCATTCCTCAGGAAAACCCTACGTTAATCATCTGGTTGATGTGGCCAATACTGTGGCCTCCATGCATCTGGATCTGGACACCATCATTTCCAGCCTGCTCCACGGCGTTTTAAAGGAAGGTGCTGCAAGCCTGGAAGAGCTGGAAGAACGATTCGGGCCGGATGTGGTCAATATCGTCAACGGAACAACCAAGATCACCAATGTCCGTTATGACTCGAAAATGGCCTACCAAGCAGAGAATATCCGTAAACTCTTCCTGGCTATGGGCTCGGATATTCGGGTCTTGCTTGTCAAGCTCGTCGACCGCCTGCACGATATGCTTCTCCTCCGCCGGGAGGACGAGGCAAAACAGCGCCAGCTCTCCCGGGAAACCATGGACCTCTATGCTCCTCTGGCCAGCCGCCTCGGAATAGACTGGCTCAAACGGGAACTGGAAGACCTCTCTTTTCAATATCTTTTCCCAAAAGAATATAAGGAGTTGATGCAGCACCTCGTCAGCACCTTAGGTGAGCGGGAAAAATATGTCGACGAGGTCATCGGTATTCTTCGGGAAAAGCTCAAAGGCAATGACGTCTATCCCCGTCGAGTCATTGGACGCCCTAAACACCTTTACTCCATCTATAAAAAACTGATCGTCCAAAATATTCCGGTTGAGCAGGTTTACGACAAGGTCGCCTTTCGGATCATCGTCAATACGGTCAAAGAGTGCTACGAGGCTCTGGGAACCATTCACGGTAACTGGACACCGGTCCCTGGACGGATTAAAGATTTTATTTCTGCGCCCAAATCCAATAACTACCAATCGCTCCACACCACAGTGGCTGGTCCGGGTGGTCATTTTATCGAGATCCAGATCCGAACCGAGGAGATGGACCGGGTGGCCCAGGAGGGCGTTGCAGCCCATTGGGCCTATAAAGAAGGGCAAAAAATCAATACCCGGGATGCTCGCCTCTTTAAAGAGCTAAAGACTTTGGTCCAGAACCTCCAGGAGGTTGAAGACCCAGGTGAATTCCTTGATTCTGTACGAGGAGAGCTCTTTGACCCGGACGTGTACGCCCTGACCCCCAACGGCGAGGTCCGGGAGATGCCCAGGGGCTCAACCCCCATTGATTTTGCCTATGCCATTCATACGGCTGTCGGTGATCAATGTACTGGAGCCAGGGTAAATGGTCGCTTAGTGCAGTTGAAGTACGAATTGCAAAACGGTGATATTGTTGAGATCATCACCTCAAAAAACCAGCATCCCAAGCGAGCTTGGCTGCAATTGGTCAAGACCAGCCGGGCCAGGGCAAAAATCCGGCAGTGGCTACGTAAAGAAGAAAAAGAGCAACTCCTCCAGGAAGGACGGGAGATTTGTGAACGCGAGCTGAAACAGCTGGACACCAGCTTAAAAAAACTGATCAAAACCGGTCATATTCGTCTACTGCTCAAAAAACTGCGTTGCAACTCCCTGGATGACATGCTGGCAAAGGTGGGTACAGGAGCTATTACCCTCCGTCATCTTGAGCGGGCACTGATGCCCAAAGAAACCCAACATCAGGAAGAGCAAATCCAGGAAGAAGAACTTCTGGAACAGCTCCCAGAAATAGCTCCACAGCGACCCGCCCCAATTACCCGGGGGGCAGTCCAGATTGACGGCGTTGATGATATGCTGATTAAAATCAGTCAATGCTGCAAGCCGGTTCCAGGGGACGAGGTTATCGGTTTTATCACCACGGGTGAGGGTATTTCCGTCCATAAGGCCAATTGCCCCAGCCTGCTGGCCACGGACCCAATCCGCTGGGTAGAGGTCAACTGGTCCGGCCAAGGGCAGGATAAGCACAGAACCGAGCTCTTCTTACGGGCAGATAACCGAAAGAACCTGCTGGCCGATATAAGCTCGCTGATATCCAGCGACAAGGCGGATGTCATTGAATTCAACTCCCGCACCACGGCGGAAAATATCGCTGAATTTCGTGTTGTCCTGGAAATTACCGATACAGAGCATCTGCAAAAACTGCTCACCCATTTGCAGCAGATGCCCAGCATGATTGAAGTGCATAGACGGTAG
- a CDS encoding proline--tRNA ligase has translation MRYSQMLIRTAKEVPAEAEVISHQLLLRAGCIRKLTSGLYTYLPLGLAAIKKVEAIVREEMNRSGAQELLMPMVQPADLWEESGRWVKYGPELLRFQDRHNRDYCLGPTHEEVITDIARREIHSYRQLPINLYQIQTKFRDEIRPRFGLMRGREFIMKDAYSFDVSDEAASQSYQTMHEAYTRIFRRCGLEFRAVEADSGSIGGSFSHEFMVLADTGEDTLVICKECTYAANVEKAKVVLSGTDANNGTPENLQECCKVETPGMKKVDRVASFLKVTPKEVIKTMIYLADDEPVAVLVRGDREVQSVKLKNLLNANEVELADDDTVWKLTKLPVGYIGPVNIPIKLVADQEVMTMVNAVSGANEKGHHLTGVNPGRDFTPVAVDDLRQITDQDRCPVCQGALELTEGIEVGHIFKLGTKYSEAMHAVYQDQEGKEQTMVMGCYGIGVSRVVAAAIEQNHDENGIIFPLPLAPFQVLVLNLGIKSEETTEAAEKLYQDLRAAGLEVLLDDRDERPGSKFKDADLIGIPYRVTVGKTWEKEGQVELRTRRDGATSLLPYDEAASSIMTMIQDELSAIAKQAAKL, from the coding sequence ATGCGTTATTCTCAGATGCTCATCCGCACGGCCAAGGAAGTCCCGGCCGAGGCCGAGGTTATCAGTCACCAGCTCTTACTGCGGGCAGGTTGTATTCGCAAACTGACCTCAGGTCTGTACACCTACCTTCCTCTTGGACTGGCCGCAATCAAAAAAGTGGAAGCCATTGTCCGTGAGGAAATGAATCGCTCCGGGGCCCAGGAACTGCTCATGCCTATGGTGCAACCGGCTGACCTCTGGGAGGAATCAGGTCGCTGGGTGAAATACGGGCCGGAATTGCTCCGTTTTCAGGACCGCCATAACCGGGATTACTGCCTCGGCCCCACCCATGAAGAGGTTATCACCGATATTGCGCGGCGGGAAATCCATTCCTATCGCCAGCTCCCGATCAATCTCTATCAGATCCAGACCAAATTCCGCGACGAAATTCGCCCTCGCTTTGGCCTGATGCGCGGACGCGAATTCATCATGAAAGACGCCTACTCCTTTGACGTCAGCGATGAGGCTGCCAGTCAAAGTTACCAGACCATGCATGAGGCGTACACCCGAATTTTTCGCCGTTGCGGCCTTGAATTCCGGGCTGTGGAAGCGGACTCCGGCAGCATCGGCGGCTCCTTTTCCCACGAATTTATGGTACTGGCCGACACCGGTGAAGACACCCTGGTCATCTGCAAAGAATGCACCTACGCTGCCAATGTAGAAAAGGCCAAAGTAGTTCTTTCTGGTACTGACGCGAACAATGGAACACCAGAAAACCTGCAAGAGTGTTGCAAAGTAGAGACTCCGGGTATGAAAAAGGTGGACCGGGTCGCCAGCTTCCTCAAGGTTACCCCCAAAGAGGTCATCAAAACCATGATCTACCTTGCTGATGACGAGCCTGTAGCTGTTTTGGTACGGGGAGACCGTGAGGTCCAGTCGGTCAAACTGAAAAATCTGCTTAATGCCAATGAGGTTGAATTGGCAGATGATGATACGGTCTGGAAACTGACTAAACTCCCGGTGGGCTATATAGGACCGGTCAATATCCCCATCAAGCTAGTTGCTGATCAGGAAGTCATGACCATGGTCAACGCTGTGAGCGGGGCCAACGAAAAAGGACATCACCTGACCGGAGTAAATCCGGGCCGGGATTTCACCCCAGTGGCAGTGGATGACCTTCGCCAGATTACTGATCAGGACCGATGCCCGGTCTGCCAAGGCGCCCTGGAATTAACCGAGGGTATTGAGGTTGGTCACATCTTCAAGCTGGGTACCAAATACTCCGAGGCTATGCATGCAGTCTACCAGGACCAGGAAGGCAAGGAGCAAACGATGGTCATGGGTTGCTACGGAATCGGCGTCAGCCGGGTGGTCGCTGCTGCTATTGAACAAAATCATGATGAGAACGGCATCATCTTCCCCCTTCCCTTGGCGCCCTTCCAGGTGCTTGTCCTCAACTTGGGCATTAAAAGCGAAGAGACCACTGAGGCTGCTGAAAAACTCTATCAGGACCTGCGGGCTGCGGGCCTGGAAGTCCTGCTTGATGATCGGGACGAGCGTCCCGGTTCGAAATTCAAGGACGCGGACCTCATCGGTATTCCCTATCGGGTGACAGTGGGTAAAACCTGGGAAAAGGAAGGGCAGGTTGAGTTGCGAACACGACGCGACGGTGCAACAAGCCTGCTGCCCTATGATGAGGCGGCCTCAAGCATCATGACCATGATCCAGGATGAGCTGAGCGCCATCGCAAAACAGGCCGCAAAATTATAA